In Solanum lycopersicum chromosome 5, SLM_r2.1, the following are encoded in one genomic region:
- the LOC101258561 gene encoding protein-tyrosine-phosphatase MKP1: MPGKEDASAGGADGSQEQCQLANGRRMYWRSASWSSSRTSLPPLNPDTEKDGLDPNGSNSSHGRRPLTPRSQHSFKARSCLPPLQPLAIARRSLDEWPRAGSDDIGEWPLPATPSGRDSHSNSERLKLDLSNIHKNPEANGGLVRREKIAFFDKECSKVAEHIYLGGDAVARDKDILKQNGITHVLNCVGFVCPEYFKSDFVYRTLWLQDSPSEDITSILYDVFDYFEDVREQHGKVFVHCCQGVSRSTSLVIAYRMWREGQSFDDAFEYVKAARGIADPNMGFACQLLQCQKRVHASPLSPSSLLRMYRVAPHSPYDPLHLVPKMLNDPSPAALDSRGAFIIHIPSSVYVWIGKKCEAIMERDASGAVCQIVRYEKVQGPIITVLEGEEPLYFWDAFSNFLPLMDKLKNGRDVVESSSKICPGERKVDNYDVDFEIFQKATSGGFVPPFASCETEHETHLPVRESSWSMLRRKFVSGNNMRDFVFSTKSGISRVFPDSMFVKRDNCGTNQLDSSSMLSSSSLCSPSPTAISLSSTSSSSSASSPPYLSPDSISSDSSINSKCLSDSPVVSPSVISCADLTSSTPSDSSVSVLPSKISPQSISKTSKYIDVNFTSQTSSQTAPPLSKKFPLSIAERRGSLSKGLKLPSLTDDFDSKSGHLKSVANDQGDVGISEATNESFNEAGTAAEILHSPQEIIECKMDELHSSLDILGIGIPSDKESAVFSGFRELWEKIPCNERSTAVLNGVVDTGGASCNLVEHVVYRWPSLEKLAICSIDDLDSKNAYIFIIPTSGSGKDAGRAVYVWVGRSFICEISKVRKVSCKGLGGDPGEIDWKQAASDVLHRMVLPNDTNIEVVKEDEEPAELLAFLSSPVKLTCSRAHQAFQ, from the exons ATGCCGGGAAAGGAAGATGCTTCAGCTGGTGGAGCTGATGGTTCTCAGGAACAATGTCAACTTGCAAATGGTCGGAGAATGTACTGGAGGTCAGCATCTTGGTCGTCTTCGAGGACTTCTCTGCCTCCGCTTAACCCAGATACGGAAAAAGATGGCTTGGACCCAAATGGAAGTAATAGTTCTCACGGTCGGAGGCCTTTAACTCCTAGGTCGCAACATAGTTTCAAGGCTAGGTCGTGTCTGCCACCATTGCAGCCATTAGCAATTGCTCGTAGAAGTTTAGATGAGTGGCCGAGAGCAGGATCTGATGATATTGGAGAGTGGCCGCTTCCTGCCACCCCCAGTGGGAGGGATTCACACAGCAACAGTGAGAGGCTTAAACTGGATTTGtcaaacatacataaaaatccAGAGGCTAATGGTGGGCTTGTGAGAAGGGAAAAAATTGCTTTCTTCGATAAGGAGTGTTCAAAGGTGGCCGAACACATATATCTTGGTGGGGATGCAGTGGCAAGAGATAAGGATATACTAAAACAAAATGGGATTACCCATGTTCTTAACTGTGTGGGGTTTGTATGCCCAGAGTATTTCAAGTCTGATTTCGTATACCGGACTTTGTGGTTGCAGGATAGCCCATCAGAAGATATTACTAGTATTCTCTATGAtgtttttgactactttgaaGATGtcagggagcaacatgggaagGTTTTTGTTCATTGCTGCCAAGGGGTCTCTCGGTCAACCTCGTTGGTTATTGCTTATCGTATGTGGAGAGAAGGACAAAGTTTTGATGATGCCTTTGAGTATGTAAAGGCAGCAAGGGGTATTGCGGATCCAAATATGGGTTTTGCTTGTCAGTTATTACAATGCCAAAAAAGGGTTCATGCTTCTCCTTTGAGCCCAAGTTCATTATTAAGGATGTACAGAGTTGCACCTCATTCACCATACGATCCTTTGCATCTCGTCCCAAAAATGTTAAATGATCCCTCACCGGCAGCATTAGATTCTAGAGGTGCATTTATTATACACATACCTTCATCGGTATATGTATGGATTGGTAAGAAATGTGAAGCAATCATGGAAAGAGATGCCAGTGGGGCTGTTTGCCAGATTGTTCGTTATGAGAAAGTGCAGGGCCCTATCATAACAGTCCTTGAAGGTGAGGAACCTCTGTACTTCTGGGATGCTTTCTCCAATTTCCTGCCATTGATGGACAAATTAAAGAATGGACGGGATGTTGTTGAGTCATCAAGTAAGATTTGTCCAGGGGAAAGAAAGGTGGATAATTATGATGTTGACTTTGAGATTTTCCAAAAAGCTACTTCAGGTGGCTTTGTTCCTCCTTTTGCGTCGTGTGAGACTGAACATGAAACCCACCTTCCAGTTAGAGAAAGTTCTTGGAGCATGCTAAGGCGAAAATTTGTATCGGGGAATAATATGAGGGATTTTGTCTTTTCAACGAAGTCAGGTATCTCTAGAGTCTTTCCTGATTCTATGTTTGTAAAGAGAGACAATTGTGGAACTAACCAACTAGATTCTTCTTCTATGTTGTCTTCATCGTCTTTGTGTTCACCATCACCAACTGCAATATCCTTATCTTCaacatcttcttcatcatcagcCTCATCACCTCCTTATCTCTCTCCAGACTCCATCTCGTCTGATTCAAGCATCAATTCAAAATGTCTTTCTGATTCTCCAGTTGTGTCACCTTCAGTTATCTCTTGTGCAGATTTAACTTCTTCAACACCGTCTGACTCCAGTGTATCTGTTCTCCCTTCCAAGATTTCTCCACAGTCCATATCtaaaacttcaaaatatattgaTGTCAACTTCACTTCCCAGACTTCTTCACAAACAGCTCCTCCGTTGTCTAAAAAGTTTCCCCTCTCCATTGCGGAGCGGAGAGGTAGTTTATCGAAGGGTCTCAAGCTTCCATCGCTGACTGATGATTTTGACAGTAAATCAGGTCATTTGAAGAGTGTTGCCAATGAccaaggtgatgttggcatatCAGAAGCGACAAATGAGTCTTTTAATGAAGCAGGGACTGCAGCTGAGATTTTACATTCCCCACAAGAGATAATTGAGTGTAAAATGGATGAATTGCATAGTTCTTTAGATATTTTAGGCATTGGTATTCCTTCTGATAAAGAATCTGCTGTTTTTAGTGGCTTTCGTGAGTTATGGGAGAAAATACCATGCAATGAAAGGAGCACGGCTGTGTTAAATGGTGTTGTGGATACTGGTGGGGCATCTTGTAACCTAGTGGAACATGTTGTATATCGTTGGCCCAGCTTGGAGAAACTCGCTATTTGTAGCATTGATGATTTGGATTCtaaaaatgcatatattttcattattccaACTTCAGGTTCTGGAAAAGATGCAGGTAGAGCTGTGTATGTTTGGGTAGGAAGGTCTTTTATTTGTGAGATTAGCAAGGTCCGGAAGGTAAGCTGCAAAGGGCTTGGTGGTGATCCAGGGGAGATTGACTGGAAACAGGCTGCTTCAGATGTTCTTCATCGAATGGTTCTGCCAAATGACACCAACATTGAG GTTGtgaaagaagatgaagaaccTGCTGAGCTCCTAGCATTTTTGAGTTCCCCGGTTAAGCTAACATGTTCAAGGGCACATCAGGCGTTCCAGTAG